In a genomic window of Arvicanthis niloticus isolate mArvNil1 chromosome 8, mArvNil1.pat.X, whole genome shotgun sequence:
- the Gfod1 gene encoding glucose-fructose oxidoreductase domain-containing protein 1 isoform X2, whose product MMSAAHYYPKLMSIMGNVLRFLPAFVRMKQLIEEGYVGELLVCEVQVHSGSLLGKKYNWSCDDLMGGGGLHSVGTYIIDLLTFLTGQKAVKVHGLLKTFVKQTDHIKGIRQITSDDFCTFQMVLEGGVCCTVTLNFNVPGEFKQDVTVVGSAGRLLAVGTDLYGQRNSALEQELLLQDTTSVSNSLLPEKAFSDIPSPYLRGTMKMMQAVRQAFQDQDDRRTWDGRPLTMAATFDDCLYALCVVDTIKRSSQTGEWQNIAIMTEEPELSPAYLISEAMRRSRMSLYC is encoded by the coding sequence ATGATGTCAGCTGCCCACTACTACCCCAAGCTCATGAGCATCATGGGCAACGTGCTGCGCTTCCTGCCAGCCTTTGTACGCATGAAACAGCTGATTGAGGAGGGCTACGTGGGTGAGCTGCTGGTGTGCGAGGTGCAGGTGCATAGCGGTAGTCTGCTGGGCAAGAAATACAACTGGAGCTGCGATGACCTGATGGGTGGCGGCGGCCTGCACTCCGTGGGCACCTACATCATCGACTTGCTCACCTTCCTCACGGGCCAGAAGGCTGTCAAGGTCCACGGGCTACTCAAGACCTTTGTCAAGCAGACGGACCACATCAAGGGCATCCGTCAGATCACCAGCGATGACTTCTGCACCTTCCAGATGGTGCTGGAGGGTGGAGTGTGCTGCACCGTTACCCTGAACTTCAACGTGCCTGGAGAGTTCAAGCAGGACGTGACCGTGGTGGGCTCCGCTGGGCGACTCCTGGCAGTGGGTACTGACCTCTATGGACAGCGCAATAGTGCCCTCGAGCAGGAGCTGCTGCTTCAGGACACTACCTCCGTGAGCAACTCCCTGCTGCCTGAGAAGGCATTCAGCGACATCCCCTCGCCCTACCTGCGGGGCACTATGAAGATGATGCAGGCAGTGCGCCAGGCCTTCCAGGATCAAGATGACCGGCGCACGTGGGACGGACGGCCTCTTACCATGGCTGCCACCTTCGACGACTGCCTGTACGCTCTTTGCGTGGTAGACACCATCAAGAGGTCCAGCCAGACTGGAGAGTGGCAGAACATTGCTATCATGACCGAGGAGCCAGAGCTGAGCCCCGCCTACCTGATCAGTGAGGCCATGCGCAGAAGCAGGATGTCCCTTTACTGTTAG